The Novipirellula artificiosorum genome includes a window with the following:
- a CDS encoding SDR family NAD(P)-dependent oxidoreductase, whose protein sequence is MELNEKVIFLTGGSDGIGRACAIAYAKEGASVVLCARNEAKAKQVAESLQGDHFGIRCDVSVGSEVKAAIEFVIEAFGRIDAIHNNAGNGSLVKPIDQTTEAEWDHVFNTNLKSVYWTTRFGIDALRRSQGCILNTSSMVGVMGQLDHAAYTATKGAMNTLTKSMALDYAADGIRVNAVCPAGTWTPMLRDWVSQQPDPAVMENYLNDIHALGYCPEGDVIADASVFLISQRARFVTGHILHVSGGAELGYRKTN, encoded by the coding sequence ATGGAACTCAACGAGAAAGTCATTTTCTTGACTGGCGGTAGCGATGGGATTGGACGCGCGTGCGCCATCGCTTATGCGAAAGAGGGAGCGAGCGTCGTGTTGTGTGCTCGGAACGAAGCGAAGGCGAAGCAGGTTGCCGAATCGTTGCAGGGAGACCACTTTGGAATCCGCTGCGATGTCTCCGTGGGGTCGGAGGTGAAGGCCGCGATCGAGTTCGTGATCGAAGCCTTCGGGCGAATCGATGCGATTCACAATAATGCCGGCAATGGATCGTTGGTGAAGCCGATTGACCAGACGACCGAAGCCGAGTGGGATCACGTCTTCAATACGAATCTCAAAAGCGTTTACTGGACCACGCGATTTGGCATCGACGCCCTGCGACGTTCGCAAGGGTGTATACTCAACACGTCCAGCATGGTTGGCGTGATGGGCCAATTAGACCATGCGGCCTATACGGCCACCAAAGGAGCGATGAATACCTTGACCAAGTCGATGGCGCTCGACTATGCCGCCGACGGAATTCGCGTCAATGCGGTTTGTCCGGCGGGAACTTGGACCCCCATGCTCCGCGATTGGGTCAGCCAACAACCCGACCCGGCAGTGATGGAAAACTACCTCAATGACATTCACGCACTTGGATATTGTCCCGAAGGGGATGTGATTGCGGATGCGTCGGTGTTCTTGATTTCGCAGCGAGCTCGGTTTGTGACTGGGCACATCCTGCATGTCTCTGGTGGCGCGGAATTGGGCTATCGGAAAACCAACTGA
- a CDS encoding hsp70 family protein, translated as MSKSETKIDDPNQSLSRYAVGIDLGTTNCALCYVDTDAEAWSVETFKIPQWIDFGQRESRETLPSFHYELTEEEAAANHALPWQTSAPNHTVGVLARDSGQRHPGRRAASAKSWLCHEGVDRTADLLPWHGDADVTRLSPVEASSRYLAHLRAAWDDAHPGFSLSEQDVVITLPASFDEVARELTVSAAKQAGLPRVFLIEEPQAAFYAWIDRQADQWQQRVAPGQLILVCDIGGGTTDLTLIRVRKAGESGEQVQFHRVAVGRHLILGGDNLDLAVARLAESKILDAGSTESLSPTQWDRLVQVSRTVKEVMLGDDRPDTYTINLPSEGSRLVGGSVQVQVTAAEIDQVLLDGFFPAVGLEEKPELGESGFQEFGLPYAADAAITRHLAAFLCQHRRSGMDADEQDAADRPDLVLFNGGVMAAPAIQAAIVDRLSAWFGQTDPWKPEVLSSPRLDLAVSQGAAYYAMVRRGQGVRIAANLGRSYYMQVESDPPRGLCLIPGKAEAGQRFRADAHPLHLKIGTPVQFPLWVSSTRLADSVGELVEMDRSEASPLPPICTALVQGKRRLDAEVEVVVEAELSEIGTIGLFCVDTTSSKRWRLEFDIRSTLETDREAHSGSGEAAGIVDSDSVEQCGRVIERVFAEVEPDAVLKPSHLVKQLQSVTDLHRNVWPPSLLRSQWQSLFDAQEGRRKSAAHEARWLNLVGFCLRPGYGVAVDDWRVAQTWRILHGKLAFAAQQSRTESMILWRRIAGGLTRGQQEQLAAPLKSVLKNKTRRIEPHEAAEVWRLLGSLERLSVNEKIELGLIALAAIKQKKNQKILPALLWALGRFGSRQPAYGPLNATLPVEEASRWAGELLDWGKATELDTNKNMLLLALVQMARQTGDRYRDLPLKRREAMAVQLELLEAPEHYLTLLTEGGSLRTDEEAVIFGESLPLGIRLVR; from the coding sequence GTGTCCAAATCCGAAACGAAGATCGACGATCCGAATCAATCCTTGTCACGGTACGCCGTTGGCATCGACCTTGGCACGACCAACTGTGCGCTCTGCTATGTGGATACCGACGCAGAAGCTTGGTCGGTCGAGACGTTCAAGATCCCTCAGTGGATCGATTTTGGACAACGTGAGTCGCGTGAAACGCTGCCATCGTTTCACTACGAATTGACGGAGGAGGAAGCTGCGGCGAATCATGCTTTGCCCTGGCAGACATCCGCGCCGAATCACACCGTGGGCGTGTTGGCGCGTGATTCCGGCCAACGGCACCCCGGTCGTCGCGCCGCGTCTGCCAAGAGCTGGCTGTGTCACGAGGGAGTGGATCGTACCGCGGACTTGTTACCGTGGCATGGTGACGCGGACGTCACGCGGCTGTCACCGGTGGAAGCTTCTTCTCGCTACCTCGCTCACCTGCGCGCTGCTTGGGATGACGCCCATCCTGGTTTCTCGCTGAGTGAACAAGATGTCGTGATCACGTTGCCAGCATCGTTTGACGAAGTGGCGCGGGAACTCACCGTCAGCGCTGCGAAACAGGCGGGATTGCCACGAGTCTTTTTGATCGAAGAACCGCAAGCGGCATTCTATGCATGGATTGATCGGCAAGCGGACCAATGGCAACAACGGGTGGCACCGGGGCAATTGATTTTGGTCTGTGACATCGGTGGTGGCACAACCGATTTGACCTTGATTCGAGTACGTAAGGCGGGTGAATCGGGGGAGCAGGTTCAATTTCACCGCGTTGCGGTCGGACGCCATTTGATTCTTGGCGGTGACAATCTGGATTTGGCAGTCGCGCGATTAGCCGAATCGAAGATTCTTGATGCCGGATCGACCGAGTCCCTTTCCCCCACGCAATGGGACCGCTTGGTGCAGGTTTCGAGGACGGTCAAAGAAGTCATGCTTGGCGATGATCGTCCCGACACGTATACGATCAACTTGCCTTCGGAAGGATCGCGGTTGGTGGGCGGGTCGGTTCAAGTACAGGTGACCGCAGCGGAGATCGATCAGGTTTTGCTGGACGGCTTTTTCCCAGCCGTTGGTCTCGAGGAAAAGCCGGAACTTGGCGAAAGTGGTTTTCAAGAATTCGGCTTACCCTATGCCGCCGATGCAGCGATTACACGACATTTGGCGGCCTTTTTGTGTCAGCATCGTCGAAGTGGAATGGATGCGGATGAACAAGATGCCGCCGATCGACCTGACTTGGTCTTATTTAACGGTGGCGTGATGGCTGCGCCGGCGATCCAAGCAGCGATCGTCGATCGCTTGTCCGCGTGGTTTGGTCAGACCGACCCGTGGAAGCCAGAGGTGCTTTCGTCGCCCCGTTTGGATTTGGCTGTCTCGCAAGGGGCCGCCTACTATGCGATGGTGCGTCGCGGCCAAGGCGTTCGGATCGCAGCCAACTTGGGACGATCTTACTACATGCAAGTCGAATCCGATCCGCCGCGCGGACTCTGTTTGATTCCCGGCAAAGCCGAAGCCGGACAACGATTTCGCGCCGATGCACATCCGTTGCACTTAAAAATCGGCACGCCGGTTCAGTTTCCGCTCTGGGTCAGTAGCACGCGGTTGGCCGATTCCGTGGGTGAACTTGTCGAAATGGACCGCAGCGAGGCTTCGCCTTTGCCACCCATTTGTACCGCCTTGGTCCAAGGAAAACGGCGGCTTGATGCCGAAGTGGAAGTGGTCGTCGAAGCGGAACTGAGCGAGATCGGAACCATCGGCCTGTTCTGCGTTGACACCACGTCGAGCAAGCGGTGGCGATTGGAGTTTGATATTCGCAGCACGCTGGAAACGGATCGTGAAGCTCACAGCGGATCGGGTGAAGCGGCCGGGATCGTCGATTCGGATTCGGTTGAGCAGTGCGGCCGGGTGATTGAAAGGGTCTTCGCGGAAGTGGAGCCCGACGCGGTGCTCAAGCCCAGTCATTTGGTGAAACAATTGCAGTCGGTCACCGATCTTCATCGCAACGTCTGGCCGCCGTCGCTGTTGCGGTCTCAATGGCAATCCTTGTTCGACGCGCAGGAAGGCCGCCGCAAATCGGCCGCTCACGAAGCACGCTGGTTGAACCTCGTCGGTTTCTGCTTGCGTCCCGGTTACGGGGTTGCGGTCGATGATTGGCGCGTTGCGCAAACGTGGCGCATCCTGCATGGCAAACTGGCCTTCGCGGCCCAGCAATCGCGCACCGAATCGATGATCTTGTGGCGACGGATTGCCGGTGGATTGACCCGTGGACAGCAAGAACAGTTGGCGGCGCCGCTGAAGAGTGTTCTGAAGAACAAAACGCGGCGGATCGAACCGCATGAGGCCGCTGAGGTTTGGCGATTGCTGGGGTCGCTCGAGCGATTGTCGGTAAACGAAAAGATCGAGTTGGGCCTCATCGCCTTGGCGGCCATCAAGCAGAAAAAGAACCAAAAGATCTTGCCGGCGCTACTTTGGGCGCTCGGTCGGTTCGGCAGTCGTCAACCGGCCTATGGTCCGCTGAACGCGACGCTGCCCGTTGAAGAAGCGTCCCGTTGGGCGGGGGAGCTGCTCGATTGGGGAAAGGCGACGGAGTTGGATACGAATAAAAACATGCTACTGCTGGCACTGGTACAAATGGCTCGGCAAACAGGTGATCGCTATCGTGACCTGCCTTTGAAACGCCGCGAAGCGATGGCAGTCCAGCTTGAACTCCTCGAAGCACCCGAGCACTATTTGACGTTGTTGACCGAGGGCGGATCGTTGCGGACCGATGAGGAAGCTGTGATCTTTGGCGAATCCTTGCCATTAGGCATTCGCTTGGTTCGTTGA
- a CDS encoding DUF4139 domain-containing protein: protein MRCQFPYSSPEPTIESEQLGKRGGSVKRTPSSFVQSVQKCPDLPVCCGCRRHNQQSIGSTTLSPTAAGQHMIVGFGADRQLRSRRELLAREESIRGGNRQTELRYRLVLSNYHDRAVEVWLRDRMPLTSPQGAIGVSLQGEAEEQLSDDPLYLRMQRPIGILWWDLTVPARRFGSDAFDFEYSITVELDKEQQIVGDAMIEQVRSDYRFENIGGGGLAGGMGGMGGGQM, encoded by the coding sequence ATGCGATGCCAATTCCCATATTCTTCCCCTGAACCTACAATCGAAAGTGAACAGCTTGGCAAACGCGGCGGCAGCGTCAAGCGGACACCAAGCTCATTTGTTCAGTCGGTCCAGAAGTGCCCCGATCTTCCAGTGTGTTGTGGTTGTCGTCGCCACAACCAGCAATCGATCGGCAGCACCACGTTGTCACCCACGGCGGCCGGCCAGCACATGATCGTCGGTTTCGGGGCAGACCGACAATTACGATCACGCCGCGAACTGCTCGCTCGCGAAGAATCGATTCGAGGCGGCAACCGACAAACCGAACTGAGATACCGCTTGGTGTTGTCCAACTATCACGATCGGGCCGTGGAAGTATGGCTACGGGATCGGATGCCGCTAACCAGCCCACAAGGTGCCATCGGTGTCTCGCTGCAAGGCGAGGCGGAGGAACAGCTGTCCGACGATCCGCTGTACCTGCGGATGCAGCGTCCCATCGGAATTTTATGGTGGGATTTGACGGTCCCCGCTCGGCGGTTCGGCAGCGATGCGTTTGATTTCGAGTATTCCATCACCGTTGAACTGGATAAAGAGCAGCAAATCGTAGGCGATGCCATGATCGAACAAGTGCGATCCGATTACCGATTCGAGAATATCGGCGGAGGAGGATTAGCGGGTGGGATGGGAGGCATGGGAGGCGGTCAGATGTAA
- a CDS encoding substrate-binding domain-containing protein, with translation MHKHFLILIATAAVFWGSSLSMAEDPKPLRLIFITCSAEAKFFEPVKQGMKDASEKMGVSSDFIGTVGVDFPKQVEMVRQAVRDGYDGIALNLVDPEAFDKVVVEAIEAGVPVVGFNTDDHGTENARMSCVNQRLYEAGRRLAERLAPEIPDGAHVLMTMHDAGVSSLEDRLRGEQDVLKSKNVKWTVLISGNDSVEGAKKIADALRANPDIRIVLGTGQADTEAAGRAIADQFADSEYWSAGFDLSAKTLELIKQGKIRCTVDQQPYIQGFYPVVQLTQYLRYGIVPSDIDAGSSIIDESNVDQVMALTEAHYR, from the coding sequence ATGCACAAGCACTTTTTGATCCTGATTGCGACGGCCGCGGTTTTTTGGGGTTCGTCCCTGTCCATGGCCGAGGATCCCAAACCGTTACGGTTGATCTTTATCACTTGCTCGGCAGAAGCGAAGTTTTTTGAACCTGTGAAACAGGGCATGAAAGATGCCAGCGAGAAGATGGGGGTGAGCAGCGACTTTATCGGCACCGTCGGCGTCGACTTTCCGAAGCAGGTCGAAATGGTTCGTCAAGCCGTTCGCGACGGCTACGATGGCATTGCACTGAACCTCGTTGATCCCGAAGCCTTTGACAAAGTCGTTGTCGAAGCGATCGAAGCAGGGGTCCCGGTGGTCGGGTTTAACACCGACGACCATGGAACCGAGAATGCACGCATGAGTTGTGTGAACCAGCGACTCTACGAAGCGGGACGCCGCTTGGCGGAGAGACTTGCACCCGAGATTCCGGACGGAGCCCATGTCTTGATGACGATGCATGATGCGGGCGTTTCGTCATTGGAGGATCGGTTGCGAGGCGAACAGGACGTGCTGAAGTCGAAAAACGTGAAATGGACCGTTCTGATCAGCGGTAATGATTCGGTCGAAGGAGCGAAGAAGATCGCCGACGCCTTACGAGCGAACCCCGACATTCGCATCGTTTTGGGGACAGGCCAAGCCGACACGGAAGCCGCAGGACGGGCGATCGCTGACCAATTCGCCGATTCGGAGTACTGGTCCGCCGGGTTCGATTTGTCCGCCAAAACACTGGAGTTGATCAAGCAAGGAAAGATTCGATGCACCGTCGATCAGCAACCTTATATCCAGGGTTTTTATCCGGTGGTGCAGCTCACGCAGTACTTGCGGTATGGCATCGTTCCATCCGATATCGACGCGGGATCATCCATCATCGATGAGAGCAACGTGGACCAAGTGATGGCATTGACCGAAGCCCATTATCGGTAA
- a CDS encoding mandelate racemase/muconate lactonizing enzyme family protein: protein MHITKLQPFILHAPVTRGGISDSTHSITHWGAPGVAIHCDSGHVGYGFSGTHAHLPTDRMIVDCITDGFGPLLTGRDPREVRDLWQTLYYNPQLRWVGRSGITHLALGAIDIALWDLKAKAAGEPLWRLLGGSSQKSVEAYNTDGGWLNWSLQDLVGDCRRMVEQEGYRAVKLKVGGKRLGDDIKRVEAVRNALGDDVRIMTDANGRWNLPTAIEASRRLVDYDVTWIEEPMQFDDCEGHRRLAESTSLPIAMGEQLYMAMQFRDFIQAGAVHYVQPDIVRLAGITEWWQVADLAHSYALPVVPHVGDMAQTHQHLCIAHPACHLLEYIPWLRDWMKYPAQVECGQFLTPEDPGAGTEPTAEALDTINKVS, encoded by the coding sequence ATGCACATCACAAAACTTCAGCCTTTCATTCTGCACGCTCCGGTCACTCGCGGTGGCATTTCGGACAGCACGCACAGCATCACCCATTGGGGAGCTCCCGGTGTTGCCATCCATTGTGACAGCGGTCATGTGGGTTACGGCTTTAGCGGTACCCATGCCCACTTACCGACCGATCGGATGATTGTCGATTGCATTACGGACGGATTTGGCCCGCTGCTGACCGGGCGTGATCCTCGTGAGGTGAGAGATCTTTGGCAGACTCTGTACTACAACCCTCAATTGCGATGGGTCGGGCGTAGCGGGATCACTCATCTGGCGCTCGGTGCAATCGACATCGCACTTTGGGACCTGAAGGCGAAAGCAGCGGGGGAACCGCTGTGGCGACTCTTGGGGGGAAGTTCCCAAAAATCGGTCGAAGCCTACAACACCGACGGCGGTTGGCTCAATTGGTCGTTGCAAGACCTGGTTGGCGATTGCCGCCGCATGGTGGAACAAGAAGGCTACCGCGCGGTAAAACTGAAAGTGGGTGGTAAACGGCTTGGTGACGACATCAAGCGGGTCGAAGCGGTTCGCAATGCGTTGGGGGACGACGTGCGAATCATGACCGACGCGAATGGGCGTTGGAACTTACCGACGGCCATTGAAGCGTCGCGCCGGCTTGTCGATTACGATGTGACTTGGATCGAAGAGCCCATGCAATTCGACGATTGCGAGGGACATCGACGCTTGGCCGAATCGACAAGTTTGCCGATCGCGATGGGCGAACAACTTTACATGGCCATGCAGTTCCGTGACTTCATCCAAGCCGGTGCGGTTCACTATGTCCAACCGGATATCGTCCGTTTGGCGGGGATCACCGAATGGTGGCAGGTTGCTGATTTGGCGCATAGCTATGCGCTGCCCGTTGTTCCGCATGTCGGCGATATGGCCCAAACGCATCAACATCTTTGCATCGCCCATCCCGCTTGTCATCTGCTGGAATACATTCCTTGGTTGCGTGATTGGATGAAATACCCTGCCCAAGTAGAATGCGGCCAATTCTTGACACCGGAGGATCCCGGGGCCGGCACCGAACCGACTGCGGAAGCACTTGATACGATCAACAAGGTCAGTTAG
- a CDS encoding DUF2760 domain-containing protein — MGIGIAFRAFSAALFNKQAAENIRRALEQGSAETAEPKLPAPKPVESVVAKPAKPARSEAITLLSALQRESRLIDLIQEDLGKYSDAQVGAAARPCLLQCASTLSRFFDLKPVSDAGEGATVEVAADESPARYQWIGEGNLNSGKLVHQGWQATRVELPEWTGSDTDANIVAPAQVQR, encoded by the coding sequence ATGGGAATTGGCATCGCATTTCGTGCTTTTTCAGCTGCGTTATTCAACAAACAGGCCGCAGAGAACATTCGCCGAGCGCTCGAACAAGGCAGCGCCGAGACAGCGGAACCGAAATTGCCGGCTCCAAAACCGGTCGAATCGGTGGTGGCCAAACCCGCCAAACCGGCTCGCAGTGAAGCGATCACGCTGTTGTCGGCGTTACAACGCGAGTCGCGTTTGATCGATTTGATTCAAGAGGATCTGGGCAAGTATTCCGATGCGCAGGTTGGCGCCGCGGCACGTCCCTGTTTGCTGCAATGTGCTTCCACGTTGTCTCGTTTTTTTGATCTGAAACCGGTCAGCGATGCAGGCGAGGGGGCCACGGTCGAAGTTGCCGCAGACGAATCGCCGGCTCGTTATCAATGGATTGGCGAAGGCAATTTGAACTCGGGAAAACTTGTTCACCAAGGTTGGCAGGCGACGAGGGTGGAGTTGCCCGAATGGACCGGTAGCGATACCGACGCCAACATCGTGGCGCCGGCTCAGGTGCAACGCTAA
- a CDS encoding Hsp70 family protein, translating to MTMNARYSVGIDLGTTNSVVAYSPLEEEADLRLLMIPQLVQPDQVESLSSLPSFLYLPREGEVDSLRTSFGSDPAGGVVGAYARTQAAENPQRVVVAAKSWLCHSSVGRTDAVLPWQSPPEIPKVSAYECTQRFLAHLVAAWNGQHSDAPLRDQQVVLTVPASFAPAARERTRQAAIAAGLPESFVLLEEPQAAVYRWLAASGDSWRESLRPDDVMLVVDVGGGTTDLTLVSVSQSDGELNLRRLAVGNHLLLGGDNMDLALAHFVSGRLAEQGHDLDPWQSISLWHACRDAKEQLLASEGPAQQMISVLGRGSSLIGGTVSTELTKEETSQLIVEGFFPRCTSTDRPEHHAASGFQDIGLPYESDAAVTKHVAAFLADQSAEDSETPVVPTHVLFNGGVFRSHTLRERMQATINDWCPSDPIILGGPEDLDTSVAIGAAYYGWSKQSGGIRIRGGTAKSYYVGIETAGLAIPGVPRPLRAVCVAPRGMEEGTEAEVPGDAVGVMVGKPAQFRFFSSATRSADAPGSRLDRWTADELVEIEPVSVCLTSGSDSDESSSAGSFVPVKFVSRITELGMFELWCHSTRSDDKWKMEFNARER from the coding sequence ATGACCATGAACGCTCGTTACTCCGTTGGCATCGACCTGGGAACCACGAATTCGGTGGTTGCCTACTCGCCGTTGGAAGAGGAAGCCGATTTGCGGCTGTTGATGATTCCGCAGCTGGTCCAGCCCGATCAAGTGGAATCGCTCTCTTCGCTGCCGTCGTTTCTGTACTTGCCTCGCGAGGGCGAAGTGGACTCGCTTCGTACCTCCTTTGGTTCGGATCCCGCAGGAGGTGTGGTTGGCGCCTACGCGAGAACTCAGGCGGCCGAGAACCCTCAGCGGGTGGTCGTGGCGGCCAAGAGCTGGCTTTGTCACAGCTCGGTGGGGCGAACCGACGCGGTCTTGCCATGGCAGTCGCCCCCGGAAATTCCCAAGGTTTCCGCTTATGAATGCACACAGCGTTTCTTGGCACATTTGGTTGCCGCTTGGAACGGTCAACACAGCGACGCGCCACTTCGCGACCAACAAGTGGTTTTGACGGTTCCGGCCTCGTTCGCTCCGGCCGCGCGTGAACGGACTCGACAAGCCGCCATCGCAGCGGGCCTACCTGAATCGTTCGTCTTGCTCGAAGAGCCTCAAGCGGCCGTGTACCGATGGCTTGCAGCGAGCGGCGACTCGTGGCGCGAGTCGCTTAGGCCGGACGATGTGATGTTGGTTGTCGACGTGGGTGGTGGTACCACCGACTTGACGCTCGTTTCAGTGTCTCAAAGTGACGGGGAACTGAACCTGCGCCGGTTGGCGGTGGGAAACCATTTGCTGCTGGGTGGTGACAACATGGACTTGGCGCTGGCCCACTTTGTCAGCGGCCGGTTGGCTGAGCAAGGCCATGATTTGGATCCCTGGCAGAGCATCTCGCTGTGGCACGCTTGCCGAGATGCGAAGGAGCAATTGCTTGCTTCGGAGGGTCCGGCCCAACAAATGATTTCGGTGCTCGGGCGTGGGAGTTCGCTGATCGGCGGAACCGTGTCGACCGAGTTGACCAAGGAAGAGACGTCACAGTTGATCGTCGAAGGGTTCTTCCCGCGATGCACGTCGACCGATCGACCGGAACACCATGCCGCATCGGGATTCCAAGACATCGGTTTGCCGTACGAATCGGATGCGGCAGTGACCAAGCATGTTGCCGCTTTCTTAGCGGATCAATCGGCAGAGGATAGTGAGACGCCCGTCGTCCCCACCCATGTCTTGTTCAACGGTGGTGTGTTCCGCAGCCACACCCTGCGTGAGCGGATGCAAGCGACAATCAACGATTGGTGCCCTTCGGATCCGATAATTCTGGGCGGGCCCGAGGATCTCGACACCTCCGTTGCGATCGGTGCGGCCTACTATGGATGGAGCAAACAGAGCGGCGGCATTCGCATTCGCGGGGGGACGGCCAAGTCTTATTACGTCGGAATCGAAACCGCCGGTTTGGCGATTCCAGGGGTGCCGCGTCCGCTCCGGGCCGTTTGTGTGGCACCGCGAGGGATGGAGGAAGGAACCGAAGCGGAAGTGCCGGGGGACGCGGTTGGAGTGATGGTGGGCAAACCGGCTCAATTCCGGTTTTTTAGTTCCGCGACTCGCTCGGCCGATGCGCCCGGCAGTCGGCTCGATCGCTGGACCGCCGATGAATTGGTTGAAATTGAACCCGTTTCGGTTTGCTTGACAAGTGGGTCGGACAGTGATGAGTCGTCCAGTGCAGGGTCCTTCGTGCCCGTGAAATTCGTGAGCCGAATCACCGAGCTTGGGATGTTTGAACTGTGGTGTCACAGCACCCGTAGTGATGACAAATGGAAGATGGAGTTCAACGCTCGCGAGCGGTAG
- a CDS encoding sodium:solute symporter: MHIHWIDLTIIIVYLLGITGIGCFSGRHQADSSSEYFLAARSLRWPVIGLALFATNISTVHLIGLASSGYSDGMVIGNFEWMAPFLLVLLGLVFAPFYFRTKIATLPEYLEGRYGPASRTILAFMAIIAALFIHIGVTLYAGAVMFQSFVEIDILWSILIVSALTLAYTALGGLKAVVVTESIQTVLLLLGAASVTVFGILALGERGIDSLETLREAARPNQLSMIRTDGEFAWYVMLLGYPVLGIWYWCSDQTIVQRVLGAETERDAQIGPLFAGIIKVLPVFFMVLPGVIGYVLFQDQIADNPDQTLIVMIQELLPVGIRGLVIAGLLAALMSTVAGALNSTATLVSMDLVKRIRPQTADHTLVRIGQVTVAVVLAIAIAWSTQGERFGGIFKGINQMISVLAPPISAVFIWGVLWKRATSQAAICTLVLGFLLGAAVFCVDFPAVSGFFLGYQENGDPTRLFTKEWGIPFMMQAWWLFLTCSIILVMVSLMTPPPSEEQVQRYCWSSPLASITEKPIEGVGDPRVLSIGLCLVIGSLYYIFA; this comes from the coding sequence ATGCATATTCACTGGATCGATTTAACGATCATCATTGTTTACCTTCTCGGGATCACCGGAATCGGTTGCTTTTCGGGACGCCATCAAGCGGATTCGTCGAGCGAGTACTTCTTGGCCGCACGTTCGCTACGTTGGCCCGTGATCGGTTTGGCCTTATTTGCGACGAACATCTCCACCGTCCACTTGATTGGCCTGGCTTCGTCCGGCTACAGCGACGGCATGGTGATCGGAAACTTCGAGTGGATGGCCCCGTTCTTGTTGGTGCTCTTGGGTTTGGTTTTTGCGCCGTTCTACTTTCGCACCAAGATCGCGACCCTTCCGGAGTACCTCGAGGGCCGTTATGGGCCTGCGTCGCGAACGATTCTCGCCTTCATGGCAATCATCGCCGCTTTGTTCATTCACATCGGCGTGACGTTATACGCCGGTGCCGTGATGTTCCAGAGCTTTGTCGAGATTGACATTTTGTGGTCGATCTTGATCGTCTCGGCATTGACCCTCGCCTACACCGCCTTGGGTGGCTTGAAGGCCGTCGTGGTGACCGAATCGATTCAAACCGTGCTACTGCTGCTTGGCGCTGCCTCGGTTACGGTGTTCGGAATCCTCGCTTTGGGCGAACGCGGCATCGATTCGCTTGAAACGTTGCGAGAAGCGGCGAGGCCAAATCAGCTGAGTATGATTCGAACCGACGGCGAGTTTGCCTGGTACGTGATGTTGCTCGGCTATCCCGTGCTGGGGATTTGGTATTGGTGTTCGGATCAGACGATTGTTCAGCGCGTCCTCGGCGCGGAAACCGAACGAGATGCACAAATTGGGCCATTGTTCGCTGGGATCATCAAAGTGTTGCCGGTCTTCTTCATGGTCTTGCCGGGAGTGATCGGTTACGTCTTGTTTCAAGACCAGATCGCGGACAATCCGGACCAAACCCTGATTGTGATGATTCAAGAATTGTTACCGGTTGGAATCCGCGGCTTGGTGATTGCCGGTCTGTTGGCAGCGTTGATGAGTACCGTTGCCGGAGCACTCAATTCGACGGCGACGCTGGTCAGCATGGATCTTGTCAAACGGATCCGCCCCCAAACCGCCGATCACACGCTTGTTCGAATCGGTCAAGTGACGGTCGCTGTGGTGTTAGCGATCGCGATTGCATGGAGCACTCAAGGCGAACGGTTTGGTGGGATTTTCAAGGGCATCAACCAGATGATCTCGGTCCTGGCACCACCGATCAGTGCCGTGTTCATTTGGGGCGTGCTCTGGAAACGGGCCACGTCGCAAGCAGCAATTTGCACCTTGGTACTCGGTTTTTTGCTTGGCGCCGCTGTGTTCTGCGTCGATTTCCCCGCGGTTTCGGGGTTCTTCTTGGGGTACCAGGAAAATGGGGATCCGACGCGACTGTTCACCAAAGAATGGGGAATTCCCTTCATGATGCAGGCCTGGTGGTTGTTTTTGACCTGCAGCATCATTTTGGTTATGGTCAGTCTGATGACGCCTCCGCCGAGCGAAGAGCAGGTCCAGCGGTATTGTTGGTCAAGTCCGTTGGCGTCGATCACCGAAAAGCCCATTGAAGGAGTCGGTGATCCTCGGGTGCTTTCGATTGGTTTGTGTCTTGTGATTGGCTCGCTGTATTATATTTTCGCCTAA